In Burkholderia sp. WP9, a genomic segment contains:
- a CDS encoding flagellar brake protein produces the protein MDTTQLNGQTDTPGQLHAATDEGVNDFGRRNPLEIGVQLRNLVNRGDFLTVQYAGGQLVTRLLEVDVRGRTFTFDWGALSDQNRGLLGAPGCQFHAQPDGVRVEFATTTPRETRFEGLPAFEADFPEVLFYVQRREYFRVDAPILDPYMCTGRLPEGDTFRFEVHDLSLGGVGMRTADERVAELPMGTRLMDCELLLGALGRLSLDLQLVSHRSTALPNGTQRYQLGFRFLALPGSAENTLQRLITQLEMKRRSLVR, from the coding sequence ATGGATACTACCCAGTTGAACGGCCAGACCGACACACCCGGCCAGCTGCACGCAGCGACCGACGAAGGCGTCAACGATTTTGGCCGGCGCAATCCGCTGGAGATTGGCGTTCAGTTGCGCAATCTCGTCAATCGCGGCGATTTCCTCACCGTTCAATACGCAGGCGGACAGCTCGTCACGCGTCTGCTCGAAGTCGACGTGCGCGGACGCACTTTCACGTTCGATTGGGGCGCACTATCCGATCAGAACCGCGGCCTGCTCGGCGCACCCGGCTGCCAGTTCCATGCGCAGCCGGATGGCGTGCGCGTAGAGTTCGCCACCACCACACCGCGCGAAACCCGTTTCGAAGGACTGCCCGCATTCGAGGCCGACTTCCCCGAGGTGCTGTTCTACGTGCAGCGCCGCGAGTATTTCCGTGTCGATGCGCCGATTCTCGATCCGTACATGTGCACCGGCCGTTTGCCCGAAGGCGATACGTTCCGCTTCGAAGTGCACGACCTCTCGCTCGGCGGCGTCGGCATGCGCACCGCCGACGAACGCGTGGCCGAATTGCCGATGGGCACGCGCCTCATGGATTGCGAATTGTTGCTCGGCGCGCTCGGCCGGCTCTCGCTCGATCTGCAACTCGTGTCGCATCGCTCCACCGCGCTGCCGAACGGCACGCAGCGTTATCAACTCGGCTTCCGTTTTCTGGCGCTGCCGGGCAGTGCGGAAAACACGCTGCAACGCCTGATTACGCAACTCGAAATGAAGCGCCGTTCGCTGGTGCGCTAA